The sequence TCAGCTCCTTTAGCAAGCGCTTGGGCACCTTGCGAAATATCTTCCGCTCCCTGACTTAAATGCTCACTAGAAGTGGTAATGTTAATTAACAATTTACTAATTTCTTCTCTAAATAATTCAATAGAAACTATTATTTCTTCAAAATCTCCAAGAAACACGATTTCTGTACTATGAGTAAAATCTCCTTTTGCAAAATCAGCCAATAAATCACTTAAAGAATTAACATATTTTGACAATTCTTTCATTGAAAAATTAAACATATCATTCATTTTTTGAATTTCGATAAATCTAGTTTTAAGGTTTACTCTACCTTTCAAGTTTCCTGTTGAAAGCTCTTCTAGCCCTATTTCCATTTTAATGATATTTACAAGAATATCAGTTCTAATCCATCTAAAATAAATATATAGCATACCGGAAATTATAGTTAACGATATAATAATTGTTATTAAACTAGTCATTTCTATAACATCATATTCTTCTTCGGATTCCAATATTCTGTGTTCCGATTCCGCTATTAATATATCTATTTCTTGAATTAACTTTTCCATATTTGGTTTTATGTTTATTAAATACTCATTTATAGCTTCGTCAATACCAATGTTTAAAGCGTCCATCACTTTGTATGCATTATTATGAATGGCATCATGATATTCTTCAATAGCGTTGGTCAAATTAATAATGTCTGCATTATTTCTATTTTCAGGACTATACATATATGTACCTAAATCACACGTTTCGGAATCTAAACTTCCTTCAAAAGGTTCTCCGTTCAAAATCGCACTTAAAAGATCTGTTGACCATTCATAATGTACAATTTCAGCTTTATGTAATTGATCGATAATATTATTTTCCACAGACAATGTTTCTTTTGAAAGAGACATACGATTAAATGAAAAAAGAATTACAATCAATAAAACTATATTTAAGCTAAACACCAAGATACTCATACCATAAATCAATTTTTTTAATTCTATTGACTTCACTTATATCACTCCTTATAAAATATTTTTTACCATGACATTATAATCCATTTTTAGCAAATTGTAAACAGCCAAAATGTGTCATATTTTATTTTTAGTTACTGTTTTTTTCTTATTTTTGATTTTAAAAATCATTCTTAATATATTTATTAAGCACAGCCATATTATATTCTTTAAATATTTAAATAAAATAACTTCCCTCAAGATATTTATAATATCAAAAGGAAAGCTACTGATTTTAATAATCTAAAATAATTTCACGAATCTCACCATTAGGAACTATTTCACCCAGTTCATCAGATCCTGACATATACTCCACTTTAGATGGACTAATAGCTCTAATAAATATAAATCCTTTATGATCAATATCCACCTCTTCTATTCTTAGAACAGCTTTTTTTGCCTTACTAATATTGAGAGTTTTACCTTTAAAAGCTGGGTAAATTGTATAGTATATTTCTGTTTCAAATGAAGTTGCCGGAATATACTTAATCCATTGACCATAAGGTGTATGAGGCGTAATTAATACTTGCAATTGGTTATTTGCATCACAATCTCCCACATAATATTGAAATTGGATGTGTCCATCTTCAGAAAGACTATAATCATTAACTAAAATTTTTCCTCCTTGACGTCCTTTTAAAACTCCAAAGGCAACACCCATAGCACCCATAGTTGCAAAATAGTTATTTTCTGTAATCGCAATACGTCTCTCTTTCATTTTATCTAAACTATTATTTGTACCAATATATGGGAATATTTCATACATGTTCTCGTTTAAAATTATTTTTTGAGGAGATACAGTTTCCTTTGTCGATGCCTTTTCTTCGGGCTCAATATTTATTTCTACAACAGATACCTCCGATTCAATTACTTCTTCTGTTTCTTCTGTTTCTTCTGTTTCTTCTGTTTCAGCTAATTTTGCAGCTTCCTCTGCAGCTAACTTGGCTTCCAGCTCTAATCTTTCTCTTTCTAACCTAGCTTCTTCACTAGCTATTTTGGCCTCTTCTCTAAGTTGTTCCATTTTCTTGTTATAAGTATCTAAAAGCTCTATATTCCATTCTATCACTGAATCTTTAGAAATTTTTTTACATAAATGCTCTACCATTAAGGACTTTGAAGAATTTCCAGCTAAAAATATATTAACTTTTTCTGGATAAACATTAAATTTATTACACGTATTTTTGATAAATTCAAAAAAATCTTTTAGTCCAGCATCAATACGCTCTTCTAAAATACCTAATAATTCACGTTTTTTTATTTTAAACTTAATTTTACGTTTAAAACCTTCCCTATCAAATAACATGACTTTCATCTTGGTGTTAATACGCGTCATATTTTCCCAAAGAGGTCTTAAAGCATCAATCATTATAACAGTATTCCGCTTTGCTTCTTCCGAGCTACTAATAAATGCGTCTTCACCTATAAATCTCTTGCCATCCTTAGGTCTGGTAAATTGAACACGCTTTTTTAACAGTGTTTTTTGATTTTGAACAAGTAATTCATAAGCCATTGCTTCTAATAAAATTTCACCACCTAAATATTTATTTCCTCTAGCTCCTAATTCATCCAACATATATGTATATCTTTTATCTTCTTCCGAAGGTTTATATGATCCAAATGCAAAATCTGTAGTGTACGCACCTATATCGAACACTCCATAAAATACAGATTCTTGAATATTAGGTTGAAAATTATATCCAGAAAGTGCAGTTAAAGCATATGCTGTCGCTTCATCAATTCCCAATTCTACACTAAATTTTTGCATCACTTCTTCATTTTCTAATATTGATACTGGTAAAGATTTTTTAATTCCGTTGGTAAAAGATTCTAATATTTTATCTACAACGTCTTTATTAAATGACTTCGTACATGCTAAAATATATTTAAGATGAATACCATTATTCATATTATTAATTAGTGAACCTAAATAATATGCATATACTTCTACTGGATTAAATTCATTTTCTGAAATTTCTAAAAATGGTGGTAAATCATATGTCTTTTTTACTTTATCTTTAATACGTAAATGTCCACTATTTCTACCCGCCCATGGTTTTATATCATACATAAAATTTGAAAATATCTGACTTGAAGCTCTCCAATATTCTGCTAATACAGTATGAGATGCTGCAACATCTGCCCACTTTGTAAGTGGTCTACCTATTAATGAGTTATAATCTTGCAAAAAATTTTCTAAATTTTTGAAATGTAAAATTGCTGGAATTTGAAAATCATTTCTATTAATTGGTTTTTGCAAATCTCTAGCACCTATTCGCAATGGTGAAATTAAAGAATTATCATCTAGCATTGCAACAGTAACATTTTTTGAACCAAAATTTATTCCTATGTAGCCTTCCTTAATATCTAAAACAGGGTCACGATAAAATGTTCCAGTGCATTCTCTAAAAGGTATATTTGTATTTTCCCAATGACCTCTATTAGGATCATTTAACATCTTTTTATCATACTTAACTTTTCCTAATCTAATTGTTTCGTAATTAATTAAAGTAGTACAATACTGTAATGCTTCTTTGGTGGGTTTAGCCGGTGCAGCTGATTTAGCTGGTGTAGTTGCCATAATAATTCCTCCTAATTTAAATTTAATTTTATTTTAGCCTATTTGGGAAAGTATGTCAAGATGAGGAATAAAGTATACTCTTTATCCCTCATTTGGTCTATTATATAAATTTTTTGACAAATTTCTCAATTCTTATTAAAGCTTCTTTAAGCTCAGCTACCGAATACGCATACGAACATCTAATATAACCATCACCTGATTTTCCAAATGCATCTCCAGGTACTACTGCCACTTTTTCTTCTTGAAGCAATTTTTCACAAAATTCCAAACTATTCATTCCTGTTTCTTTAATCGAAGGAAATACATAAAAAGCTCCTTTGGGTTCAAAGCAAGAAAGTCCCATCTTTCTAAATCCCTCTATCATTAACTTTCTCCGAACATCATATGACTCCTTCATATGCTCAATATCTTCATCGCCATCTTTTAAAGCCGCCATTGCCGCATATTGGCTCGTTGTTGGTGCACACATCAAAACATATTGATGCATCTTTGTCATGGCTCCAATAACAGCAGCTGGTCCTAAAGCATATCCTATTCTCCATCCTGTCATTGCATATGCTTTCGAAAGTCCACTCAGTATAACTGTTCGTTCATACATTCCTTCTACACTAGCAATCGAAACATGGCGTGTTCCATAAGTGAGTTCTGCATAGATTTCATCTGAAAGTACAATTAAATCATGTTTCTTAACGATCTTTGCAATAGCCTGCAACTCATCTTCTTCCATAATAGCACCTGTAGGATTATTAGGATATGGAAAAATTAAGATTTTAGATTTTTCAGTTATAGCCTCTTCTAATTCTTGTGCCGTCAGTTTAAATTCATTTTTTGCTTTTGTAGCAATAGGGACAGGCACTCCTCCAGCGAATACTGTACATGGCATATACGCAACAAATGATGGTTCTGGAATCAAAACTTCTTCTCCACCATTTAGTAACGTTCTTAGCGCAACGTCAATTCCTTCGCTACCTCCAACTGTAACAAGAATTTGATCAGCTTCATTATAAGATAAATCAAATTTACGTTTCATATATTTGCTAATTTCTTGTCGTAAAGGCAACATTCCAGCATTTGCAGAATACACAGTTTTACCCTGTTCTAAAGAATATATTGCTTCTTCTCTAATATGCCATGGGGTATCAAAGTCTGGCTCTCCAACCCCCAACGAAATTGCATTTCCCATTTCTGTTACAACATCAAAAAATTTTCGTATCCCAGAAGGAGGCATTGTTGCTACTCTAGTTGCTATTTTATCTGCTATATTCATGGAGACACCACCATTCGTTCATCTTTTTTGTGTTGTTCAAAAATAACGCCATGATCTTTATATCTCTTTAATACAAAATGCGTGCCAGTACTTAAAACTTCGTCCAGAGCAGATAATTTTTTACTCACAAACATAGCAACTTCTTTTAAACTCTTACCTTTAACAATTACAGTTAAATCAAATCCACCCGACATAAGATACAAAGCTTCTACTTCCTTAAACATATAAATTCGTTTAGCAATTTTATCAAAGCCTTCGCCTCGACTTGGAGCCACTTTTACTTCTATAAGAGCAGTTACATTATCAATCTCCGATACTTTGTCCCAATTTATAAGCATTTTATAGCCGCAAATAATTTTGTCCTCCTCAAGCTCTGCAGTCAATTTTTCGATAACTTCGACGGTAGAGTTTAACATTACTGCCAAATCTTGTGGAGAATATTTACAGTTTTCTTCTAGCAACTTCAAAATTCTAGTCTTCATATTATGTCTCCTTTAAAAAAAAAGAATAGCCACAATCGCGGCTATTCTCTTGAAGTAAATATTCTTATTACTTATTAAGATTAAAGAATGAGCAAAGACCGTGATATTCGGCAACATCACCAAGCTCTTCTTCAATTCTAAGAAGTTGGTTATATTTAGCAGTTCTATCTGAACGACAAGGAGCTCCAGTCTTAATTTGCCCAGCGTTAGATGCAACAACAATATCTGCAATAGTTGTATCTTCCGATTCACCTGATCTATGAGAAACAACAGCAGTATATCCTGCTCTATTTGCCATTTCAATTGCTTCGAAAGTTTCTGTTAAAGTACCGATTTGATTAACTTTAATTAAGATTGAATTACCAATACTTTTCTTAATTCCTTCTTTTAAGATGCTTGTATTTGTAACGAACAAATCATCCCCAACAAGTTGAACACGATCACCAATTCTGTCAGTAAGTTTTTTCCAACCATCCCAGTCTTTTTCGCCAACACCGTCTTCGATAGAAATAATCGGGAATTTATTTACAAGGTTTTCATAATAATCTACAAGTTCATCAGAAGTTCTAACCACTTCTTCGCCCTTCATTTTACTTTCACCTTTAAAGTAATACTTACCATCTGAATCATTGTAAAGCTCAGAAGCCGCCGCGTCCATTGCAATCTTAATATCTTCACCAGCTATATAGCCAGCTTTATTAACAGCTTCTACAATAAGTTCAAGTACTTCTTCAGAAGTTGCAAGGTCAGGAGCAAATCCACCTTCATCGCCTACACCAGTTGAAAGACCTTTACTTTGAAGAACTTTTTTAAGAACATGATAAACCTCAGCACACATTCTAAGTGCTTCTTTAAAGCAACTAGCCCCAACAGGCATAATCATAAATTCTTGTAAGTCAACAGTGTTATCTGCATGTTCTCCACCATTTAAAATATTCATCATTGGAACTGGAAGAACTTTCGCATTAAAACCACCAAGATATTGATATAATGGCATACTAAGCGCTTCAGCAGCAGCACGAGCCACAGCCATAGAAACTCCTAATATTGCATTTGCACCGAGTTTAGATTTGTCATCAGTTCCATCAAGTTTAATCATTTTTTTATCAATAGCAGCTTGATCTAAAACATTCAAACCAATAATTTCGTCCGCAATGATTTCATTAACATTCGCAACGGCTTTTTGAACGCCTTTTCCAAGATAACGACTAGAATCTCCATCACGAAGCTCAAGTGCCTCACGTTCACCAGTTGATGCTCCAGAAGGAACTATTGCACGACCAATATAATCTTGTGTACCATTACTAACAACAACTTCTACTTCTACAGTAGGATTTGCTCTAGAATCTAGTACCTCTCTTGCAAATACGTCTGAAATCTCTAAAAAACCTTTCATCAATATAACTCCCTTCAAATTAAAGAATTTACTTACAAATACTATTATAACTATTTTTACCAAAAAGTAAAGACACTAATCAAATTATTTTTATTGCCATTTTTTGCAAAATATGATATTGTAGACATGCACTAGATATTAAAAGAAGGAGTAAAATAAAATGGTAAAACAAAAAAAATTGTCATCTAAGATTAGAATGCGTGTAAATTATCTTATGATGACATTAATTACAATTAATGCTTTAACTAAAGTAGTAGACTTATCATCATTAACTCTTGAAAATGCGCATAACAATGTTAATCAAACTTTAAACACATCTCTGGCACAATTTGAAGGTTGGGTAGAAGAAAAAATTGCTTTTTTAAAAACTCTGTCACTAACTATTGAACATGACACAGACGGAATTGATTTTGAACTATTACAAAAGGAACTTGCTGCTTCAGAATCATTATTGTCCGATATAGACAGTGTTTATATCGGAACACCTAATCAGATATTTATTCATTCGGACTATTGGATACCTCCTGCAGATTATGACGCAACTGCTCGCGAATGGTACATACAAGCCTTAAAGACCAATGATTTTTATATGACCTCTCCTTATGTGGATGCTACAACCGGTCAGCTCGTCGTA is a genomic window of Candidatus Epulonipiscium viviparus containing:
- the eno gene encoding phosphopyruvate hydratase, producing the protein MKGFLEISDVFAREVLDSRANPTVEVEVVVSNGTQDYIGRAIVPSGASTGEREALELRDGDSSRYLGKGVQKAVANVNEIIADEIIGLNVLDQAAIDKKMIKLDGTDDKSKLGANAILGVSMAVARAAAEALSMPLYQYLGGFNAKVLPVPMMNILNGGEHADNTVDLQEFMIMPVGASCFKEALRMCAEVYHVLKKVLQSKGLSTGVGDEGGFAPDLATSEEVLELIVEAVNKAGYIAGEDIKIAMDAAASELYNDSDGKYYFKGESKMKGEEVVRTSDELVDYYENLVNKFPIISIEDGVGEKDWDGWKKLTDRIGDRVQLVGDDLFVTNTSILKEGIKKSIGNSILIKVNQIGTLTETFEAIEMANRAGYTAVVSHRSGESEDTTIADIVVASNAGQIKTGAPCRSDRTAKYNQLLRIEEELGDVAEYHGLCSFFNLNK
- a CDS encoding methyl-accepting chemotaxis protein, whose amino-acid sequence is MKSIELKKLIYGMSILVFSLNIVLLIVILFSFNRMSLSKETLSVENNIIDQLHKAEIVHYEWSTDLLSAILNGEPFEGSLDSETCDLGTYMYSPENRNNADIINLTNAIEEYHDAIHNNAYKVMDALNIGIDEAINEYLINIKPNMEKLIQEIDILIAESEHRILESEEEYDVIEMTSLITIIISLTIISGMLYIYFRWIRTDILVNIIKMEIGLEELSTGNLKGRVNLKTRFIEIQKMNDMFNFSMKELSKYVNSLSDLLADFAKGDFTHSTEIVFLGDFEEIIVSIELFREEISKLLINITTSSEHLSQGAEDISQGAQALAKGAEDQNLSISDLSNSLNEISDQIKSSSEYATNARILGEESSLIIKDSSNKMAGMLNAINKISVDSKDIQEIIKTIDDIAFQTNILALNAAIEAARAGEAGKGFSVVAEEVRSLAQKSTQAAKDTTGLIENTVNNIKESESLAHTTEKAFVKISDSSNQITNLIKELYQIATTQVVTVDDMNKSMADIMDVVNTNVSTSQESAAISEELAANSESLYNLTTKFKPQKL
- a CDS encoding aminotransferase class I/II-fold pyridoxal phosphate-dependent enzyme, translated to MNIADKIATRVATMPPSGIRKFFDVVTEMGNAISLGVGEPDFDTPWHIREEAIYSLEQGKTVYSANAGMLPLRQEISKYMKRKFDLSYNEADQILVTVGGSEGIDVALRTLLNGGEEVLIPEPSFVAYMPCTVFAGGVPVPIATKAKNEFKLTAQELEEAITEKSKILIFPYPNNPTGAIMEEDELQAIAKIVKKHDLIVLSDEIYAELTYGTRHVSIASVEGMYERTVILSGLSKAYAMTGWRIGYALGPAAVIGAMTKMHQYVLMCAPTTSQYAAMAALKDGDEDIEHMKESYDVRRKLMIEGFRKMGLSCFEPKGAFYVFPSIKETGMNSLEFCEKLLQEEKVAVVPGDAFGKSGDGYIRCSYAYSVAELKEALIRIEKFVKKFI
- a CDS encoding Lrp/AsnC family transcriptional regulator, whose product is MKTRILKLLEENCKYSPQDLAVMLNSTVEVIEKLTAELEEDKIICGYKMLINWDKVSEIDNVTALIEVKVAPSRGEGFDKIAKRIYMFKEVEALYLMSGGFDLTVIVKGKSLKEVAMFVSKKLSALDEVLSTGTHFVLKRYKDHGVIFEQHKKDERMVVSP